AAACCTTTCCGAACGTGAATTCCGAGATCGAGCCGTCGGGGTTGCGCGGCATCACTTTCATATGGTTGTAATTGATGGTCTTCATGCCGACGACGCCCGGCAAAATGATTTTCAAGCCGCCGCTGAAGCCGGCATCGACATGAGGAATGATGCAGCCGATTCCGATGCGCAGGTCGCACGACATGTATTCTCGGTTGGCGAGGATGGGCGTTCCGCTGCTCGACTTGCCGAGGTCCACCAAGTGCTCGTGCGCGTTGTGATTGTAGACCGGATAATTCTCGACGATGTCTTCCCCGAGTTTTTTGGCCCACTCATCGCGCGTCATCGCACGATGCGTTCCCAGGGCGGAGATGAAGCGAATCTGGCCGGGCCCCACGCCCGCCTTTGCAAGGATATCCAGCACCGGCGGCACGATATCCTTCACCGGCGTCGGGCGCGTGAGGTCATCGAAGACGATAACCGCCTGCTTTTTCCCTTTTGCGATCGATGAGAGGGGCTTGGCGCCGATGGGTTCATCTATCTGTTTTCGCAGCTCGTCGTAACCCAACGGTTTCGCGCCGTGTCCATCCATTCGGCATTCCTGAACGCTCCAGTTTTTCGGGAACGTGAGAAGAAGCGATTGATCGCCGAACCATGCCCGTATTGGAATGTTGACGCTGTGATTTTGCATTGCGGTTCTCCCTTTTGCCGGCAGAGAGGCGCGGCGTAAGACTCCTCTTTATATGTTAACGATTATTTTAATATCAGACTTTGCGGCGGTCAACCCTCGCATGACGCCGGGCAATTCATCCAGTGAAATGGTGCGCGTAATAAACGAAGCCGGATCGATTTTGCCGGCGGCCATCCAGCCGATTGCGGTCGCGAGGTCCTCGCTCGAAGTCGCCTGGCTCGCGTGGATATTAATTTCTTTGAGAATCCAGGTGATCGGGTTGACCACTATCTCTTCGAAACAGTTGCCGACCACGACCACCGTGCCGCCGCGCTCGACCACCTCCATTGCCTCGAGAATCGTTCCGGGTTTGCCCACTGCCTCGAAAACCAGGCGCGGCTGCGAACCAAGCAGAGATTCCAGCCGCTCGGGAAGGTCCTCGGTCGAGGGATCAACGACCGCCGACGCTCCCACTTTTTTCGCGATGGTTCGGCTTCTCTCATTGATATCGGAAACGACCACGTTGCGCACACCCGCCATCTTCAGCGCGACAAGAATACTCAGGCCGATCGGGCCGGCGCCAATGATCAGCGTCTTCACGTCCGGACTGAGCGGCGCCCGCCTGGAGGCATGGTGGCCGACTGCAAGCGTGGGGATCAGCGCGCCGTCATGCATGGAGATACTCTCGGGGAGCCTGAACAGAGAGCGTGCGGGCGCCTTGGTATATTCAGCGAACGCGCCCGGCCAATGGATTCCGAGATTGGCGGCTTGCGAGCAGAGGTTCTCCAGACCGCGCCGGCAGAAATCACAGGCGCCGCACGAGAACAGATCGTTCACAACCACGCGGTCGCCGGGCTTCAGGCCCTTCACTCCCGGCCCCAATTTCTCGATTGTGCCGCTGCATTCGTGTCCCAGGATTGTCGGAGGATTATACGTGCCGTTCTCGAAGAACTCCATGTCGGTCCCACAAATGCCGCAGCTATGCACTTTCAGGAGCACCTCGCCCTTTTCGGGGACGGGAACGGGGACGTCTTCGATTGTCATCGAGTGTGCATCGAGCAGAACGGCTGCTTTCATACGGTCCTCTCACGGGGGCGAAAAGTTTTCAGTTTGTGAATCGTGTTCATCATATCGCGGATCATTAGGTTTCGCAAGCAAAAAGTGAGGGGAAAGCTCCTCCCGGTATTTCCACCTCACGGCCACCGCTCAATGTGGCACGCTCGCGCTCCGGGTCTTGCGCTGTGTTCGGTTCAGGAGATCTTCGGATTGAAAGAGACAAGCCTCGGAACATATTTTCCAATGGGCTTCTTGAAGAACAGAAGAAGCAAAAACAAGAGGATTAGATTCGCCGCGAGAGGATTCGGATACATGATCCCGTACCAACTGAGCAGCAACGCGGAAAGCGTTTCCAAATAGACCCCTTCGCCTTCTTTCAACTTCATCAAAATCCAAATCCATACGGCTACGGCGACCCAGCTCAAGTAGATGCTCCAGAAGATGGGCCACGGAATTACGGTTGCGAGCAGGCACGGGATTTCCTGCCGGACGAGGTCATCGCTCCTGCCGGCAAAGAAAACGATGACGGCCGCCATGAGCAGCAGAAGCATTTTTGAGATGAGGCCGCCGACGGGTTGCAGCAGACCTATCCTCTCCAGCGAGAGGTTTCCCGTGTTCCCGAGTTGAAGAGTTTGAATCGTCCTGGATGTCTCGAAGACGAAGGTGCGGTAATTGCTCAACTCGATGATCGGCGACAACAAACTGAGAAAGAAGAAGACCGCGCATCCTCCGATCAGCCCCGCCAGATACTCGTATTTTCTTTGCCTGAACGAGAAGACGACAAAAAAGAGCGGGACGAGAATGATGTTCGGCTTGAGAATGAACGCCGCGCAGATAAGGAATCCTTGCAGGTATGGCGAGATTTTGGAGTCCCAATCGGCGAGCATGATCTGGACCAGGACGAGCAAGGTCACGATCAAGGCGGTATTCCCGGCCAGCCAGTCACGGTAGGCGGCAAGAACAAAAACCAAAAGCACAATCGCGGCCGCCCCCCAAGCGCCGGCGAAACTGGTCGGGCGATTGACGTTTGCTTTTCCGGACGGCAGGGGCGACTCGCCCCCGCTCGTGTGGCGCAGGGTATATATGACCAAGCAGCCAAGCGTGAGAAGGCCGCACAAGATCAGCATCGTCCTGTATCGCGCCTCGAAAACGGCGTATTCGTCTCCGAAAATCCGCATGAGCAGCGAAAAGAAGGCGAAGACCGGCGGCAGCGACAAACCGGGCGTCGTGTTGAGGACGCCGCCCCTTACGTATGGCCCCTGCAGGCTTGCCGTGGCTGTGAAATTGCCAATCAGATCGAACGCTGTCACATGCCCGTTTTCGAACACTCGCCGCAGCACCCTGAAGGACACCGTGATGTATCGCGCCGCCAGAATACCCGAAAGCCCGGTTACCAGTCCGGAAAGACAGTATTGAGCCGCAACGGCATAACGAGGGACCCGGTTTTTTATGATGAAAACAGCCGGCGGAATGAGAACGGTAGTTAAAAGGAGGATGTTAAAAAGTACCGGCAGTCGAGCCATTTGAAAAAAGCCAACAGTTAAAGTATTAGCAGTATTAGCCAGTACCCATGCTACTTGAGCAGAATGCGGATGTCAAGCGAAGGGCAGTGCGATGATGCGAAAATTGACAACTTTCCGTTGTTGTTGATATACTCTTGCAGCGTTTATAGTTGCAGAAGAATGGGTGAGAGCCGGCTGCAGGTTCGCCCCGGACCGATTATCACCGCGCCCAGCAAGTAATCCGCAATAAGAATATGAACGGCGTTAAGAGCGGAATGCAATTTTCCGTAAAGGGTAATCCCTTTTCCGGTGCGTGGGCTTGGTATCGTTTTTGCAATTCATACTGACTTGCGAGCATCAACAGTAGTTCGTGGTACAGGAGCAG
The window above is part of the Candidatus Abyssobacteria bacterium SURF_5 genome. Proteins encoded here:
- a CDS encoding DUF2088 domain-containing protein, with the translated sequence MQNHSVNIPIRAWFGDQSLLLTFPKNWSVQECRMDGHGAKPLGYDELRKQIDEPIGAKPLSSIAKGKKQAVIVFDDLTRPTPVKDIVPPVLDILAKAGVGPGQIRFISALGTHRAMTRDEWAKKLGEDIVENYPVYNHNAHEHLVDLGKSSSGTPILANREYMSCDLRIGIGCIIPHVDAGFSGGLKIILPGVVGMKTINYNHMKVMPRNPDGSISEFTFGKVYGNKLRDDAHEVARKVGIDYKIDAIVNEKRETVKIYAGDGFDSFYEGVKFGKKFYATMPALGVDITVSNTFPIENEAGKALWPCYLSTREDGDAVVITHSPDGQIHHYGNTRFGTEYGGEQFAMARKLPRASYGRTHILNPFHAKMDTEYFGPMDSSFLYKTWDSVISKLAGQYPDGAKVAVYPYSSIQCPPFPEDL